One Paraburkholderia sp. HP33-1 genomic region harbors:
- a CDS encoding MFS transporter — translation MKRFRLTSASSIVLLMLCIMYFITYLDRVNVSTAAAGFGKEFNLTHTQVGLVFSAFAYPYLLFQVIGGWVSDRFGARRTLLFCGAIWGLATVFTGLAGGLATLLAARLVLGFGEGATFPAATSAMSRWVAKEKRGFAQGITHAASRVGNAVAPALIVIVMTTWGWRESFFICGALSLVWVVIWALTFTEHPKDHPRITPEELAVLPTPKPKIAGLPWGKLFRRMTPVTIVYFCYGWTLWLFLSWIPLYFLHNHHLQLQKSAIFASVVFFAGVIGDTLGGIVTDAIFKRTGSLKRARSWMVSVCMLFCLLSLIPLMFTHDLTLSIVCLASGFFFAEMTIGPMWAIPMDIAPAFSGTASGMMNTGSALAAIISPVMGGFLIDYFGNWDLPFLGSMLLMGVGVVLAFRMQPESRFEFDAAEKGQVSTSMGV, via the coding sequence ATGAAGCGGTTTCGTTTGACCAGTGCGAGCAGTATCGTTCTACTGATGCTCTGCATCATGTACTTCATCACGTACCTCGATCGCGTGAACGTCAGCACCGCGGCCGCGGGTTTCGGCAAGGAATTCAATCTCACGCATACGCAGGTCGGCCTCGTGTTCTCGGCCTTCGCGTATCCGTATCTGCTGTTTCAGGTGATCGGCGGCTGGGTCAGCGATCGCTTCGGCGCGCGACGCACGCTGCTGTTCTGCGGCGCGATCTGGGGTCTCGCGACGGTGTTCACGGGCCTCGCGGGCGGGCTCGCAACGCTCCTCGCCGCGCGGCTCGTGCTCGGTTTCGGTGAAGGCGCGACGTTCCCGGCGGCAACCTCGGCGATGTCGCGCTGGGTCGCGAAAGAAAAGCGCGGCTTCGCGCAGGGCATCACGCACGCGGCGTCGCGAGTCGGCAATGCGGTCGCGCCGGCGCTCATCGTGATCGTCATGACCACCTGGGGCTGGCGCGAATCGTTCTTTATCTGCGGCGCGCTGAGTCTGGTGTGGGTCGTCATTTGGGCGCTGACGTTCACCGAGCACCCGAAAGATCATCCGCGCATCACGCCGGAAGAACTCGCCGTGCTGCCCACGCCGAAGCCGAAAATAGCCGGTCTGCCGTGGGGCAAGCTGTTTCGCCGCATGACGCCGGTCACGATCGTCTACTTCTGCTACGGCTGGACGCTGTGGCTGTTCCTGAGCTGGATTCCGCTGTACTTCCTGCACAACCATCATCTGCAATTGCAGAAGTCGGCGATCTTCGCGTCGGTCGTGTTCTTTGCCGGCGTGATCGGCGATACGCTCGGCGGCATCGTCACCGATGCGATCTTCAAGCGCACCGGCAGCCTCAAACGCGCGCGCAGCTGGATGGTGTCGGTGTGCATGCTGTTCTGCCTGCTGTCGCTGATTCCGTTGATGTTCACGCATGACCTGACGCTGTCGATCGTCTGTCTCGCCTCGGGCTTCTTCTTCGCCGAGATGACGATCGGCCCGATGTGGGCGATCCCGATGGACATCGCGCCGGCATTCTCCGGCACCGCGAGCGGCATGATGAATACGGGCTCGGCGCTCGCCGCGATCATCTCGCCGGTGATGGGCGGTTTTCTGATCGACTACTTCGGCAACTGGGATCTGCCGTTCCTCGGCAGCATGTTGCTGATGGGTGTTGGCGTTGTGCTCGCGTTTCGGATGCAGCCGGAGAGCCGCTTCGAATTCGACGCTGCGGAGAAGGGGCAGGTTTCCACCAGCATGGGCGTGTAA
- a CDS encoding 2-keto-4-pentenoate hydratase — translation MTTSLGQLLADASRARTTLDALPQEQLPSDAAAAYAIQHEILSACGARIGGWKIGAKSSSGPIQGAPLPDTDLHADGARLSREGFAPLGLELEVAFRFGRRFEPCATPYDEDEVLAGIGSIGATIEIVASRYAAWPAVDKLAQLADLQNHGALIVGEFTRYREDFPFVAPSLRFEFNGRDVVETTPANPAGDPRRLLTWLVNHASSRGVAVTPEMVITAGSYTGMFFPREVGIVSGHIEGLAPVQFTLY, via the coding sequence ATGACGACTTCACTGGGCCAGCTTCTTGCCGATGCGAGTCGCGCTCGTACCACGCTCGATGCGTTGCCGCAGGAGCAGCTTCCTTCCGATGCCGCCGCGGCCTACGCAATCCAGCACGAGATCCTGAGTGCGTGCGGCGCGCGAATCGGTGGCTGGAAGATCGGCGCGAAATCGTCGAGCGGACCGATTCAGGGCGCGCCATTGCCTGACACCGATCTGCACGCTGACGGCGCGCGTCTGTCGCGCGAAGGTTTCGCGCCGCTTGGGCTCGAACTCGAAGTCGCATTCCGTTTCGGCCGACGTTTCGAGCCGTGCGCGACACCTTATGACGAAGACGAAGTGCTCGCGGGCATCGGCTCGATCGGCGCGACCATCGAGATCGTCGCGAGCCGCTATGCCGCGTGGCCCGCCGTCGACAAGCTCGCGCAGCTCGCGGACCTGCAGAATCATGGCGCGCTGATCGTCGGCGAATTCACGCGGTATCGCGAGGATTTTCCGTTTGTCGCACCATCGCTGCGTTTCGAGTTCAATGGACGCGATGTCGTCGAAACGACGCCCGCGAATCCGGCCGGCGATCCGCGGCGCCTGCTCACGTGGCTCGTCAATCACGCGAGTTCACGTGGCGTCGCCGTGACGCCGGAGATGGTAATTACGGCGGGTTCGTACACCGGCATGTTTTTTCCGCGCGAGGTGGGCATCGTGAGCGGGCATATCGAAGGACTCGCGCCGGTCCAATTCACGTTGTACTAG
- a CDS encoding pyridoxal-phosphate-dependent aminotransferase family protein, whose amino-acid sequence MLKLDFHPAGRHFLQIPGPSPVPDRILRAMSYPTIDHRGPEFGELGLKVLDGIKKIFKTQQPVVIYPASGTGAWEAALSNTLSPGDPVLMFETGHFATLWKKMAEKLGLKPEFLGLPGIEGWRRGVQPQMIEERLRADAQHAIKAVCVVHNETSTGVTSDIAAVRRAIDAAGHPALLLVDTISGLACADYRHDEWGVDVTVSGSQKGLMLPPGISFNAISPKAMAANQHAKLPRSFWDWQEIVEMNKSGYWPYTPNTNLLYGLHEAIEMILGEGLDNVFARHERLAEATRRAVRAWGLEIQCADPAVYSPVLTGVMMPEGVDADAVRKLIYERFDMSLGTGLGKMKGRMFRIGHLGDCNDLMLLATLAGCEMGLRLAGVPVKESGMSAAMEWLSQAPKTPGLKAAA is encoded by the coding sequence GCTAGATTTTCATCCCGCTGGCCGTCACTTCCTGCAGATTCCGGGGCCGAGTCCGGTGCCCGATCGCATCCTCCGCGCGATGAGCTATCCGACCATCGATCATCGCGGCCCCGAGTTCGGTGAACTGGGCCTCAAGGTGCTCGACGGCATCAAGAAAATCTTCAAGACGCAGCAGCCGGTCGTGATCTATCCGGCGTCCGGCACGGGCGCGTGGGAAGCGGCGCTGTCCAATACGCTGAGCCCGGGCGATCCCGTGCTGATGTTCGAGACCGGCCACTTCGCGACGCTGTGGAAAAAGATGGCCGAGAAGCTCGGCTTGAAGCCCGAATTCCTGGGGCTGCCAGGCATCGAAGGCTGGCGGCGCGGCGTGCAGCCGCAGATGATCGAAGAGCGTCTGCGCGCCGATGCGCAGCATGCGATCAAGGCGGTCTGCGTCGTGCACAACGAAACCTCGACCGGCGTCACGTCCGACATCGCCGCCGTGCGCCGGGCGATCGACGCCGCGGGCCATCCGGCGCTGCTGCTCGTCGACACGATCTCCGGTCTCGCGTGCGCTGATTATCGCCACGACGAATGGGGTGTCGACGTGACCGTGTCGGGTTCGCAAAAGGGCTTGATGCTGCCGCCAGGCATCAGCTTCAACGCGATCTCGCCGAAGGCGATGGCCGCGAACCAGCACGCGAAGCTGCCGCGCAGCTTCTGGGACTGGCAAGAAATCGTCGAGATGAACAAGTCCGGCTACTGGCCGTACACGCCGAACACGAACCTGCTGTACGGCTTGCACGAAGCGATCGAGATGATTCTCGGCGAAGGGCTCGACAACGTGTTCGCGCGTCACGAGCGGCTCGCCGAAGCGACGCGCCGCGCGGTGCGCGCGTGGGGGCTGGAAATCCAGTGCGCCGATCCCGCCGTCTATAGCCCGGTGCTCACCGGCGTGATGATGCCCGAGGGCGTCGATGCCGACGCGGTTCGCAAGCTGATCTACGAACGCTTCGACATGTCGCTCGGCACGGGCCTCGGCAAGATGAAAGGCCGAATGTTCCGCATCGGCCATCTCGGCGATTGCAACGACCTGATGCTGCTCGCGACCCTGGCCGGCTGCGAAATGGGTCTGCGGCTCGCTGGCGTGCCGGTCAAGGAAAGCGGCATGTCGGCAGCGATGGAGTGGTTGAGCCAGGCGCCGAAAACGCCGGGGTTGAAGGCCGCGGCCTGA